In one Carassius carassius chromosome 12, fCarCar2.1, whole genome shotgun sequence genomic region, the following are encoded:
- the LOC132155267 gene encoding guanylate kinase-like isoform X3 produces MRDHAKEKAMAGPRPVVMSGPSGAGKSTLLKKLLKEFDGVFGFSVSHTTRSPRPGEENGKDYHYVSREVMKAAIANDEFIENAEFSGNMYGTSKAAVQAVQAKNRICILDIDMQGVKNIKRTDLNPIYVSIQPPSMDILEKRLRDRKTESEESLQKRLHAAKVDMEISKEPGLFDVLIINDDLDAAYGKLKDAVLEEIQKVRDAQHS; encoded by the exons CGATGGCTGGACCGAGGCCTGTGGTGATGAGTGGACCGTCTGGAGCTGGCAAGAGCACTCTGCTGAAGAAGCTGCTCAAGGAGTTCGACGGCGTCTTTGGCTTCAGCGTTTCCC ATACGACGCGAAGCCCCCGTCCAGGAGAGGAGAACGGCAAAG ACTATCATTACGTTAGCAGGGAAGTGATGAAGGCAGCCATAGCAAATGATGAATTTATCgaaaatgctgaattttcagggAACATGTATGGAACAAG TAAAGCAGCTGTACAGGCTGTTCAGGCCAAAAATAGGATTTGCATTTTGGACATTGACATGCAGGGAGTGAAGAACATCAAGAGAACCGATCTCAACCCCATCTATGTGTCCATCCAGCCTCCGTCAATGGACATCCTG GAAAAACGATTAAGGGATAGAAAAACTGAATCTGAGGAAAGTTTACAAAAGCGTTTGCATGCAGCCAAAGTTGATATGGAAATTA GCAAAGAGCCAGGTTTATTTGATGTGTTGATCATCAATGATGACCTTGACGCAGCATATGGGAAATTAAAAGATGCTGTTCTTGAG GAGATCCAGAAGGTCAGAGATGCCCAACACTCGTAG
- the LOC132155267 gene encoding guanylate kinase-like isoform X2, protein MYVRLVSRFFSAMAGPRPVVMSGPSGAGKSTLLKKLLKEFDGVFGFSVSHTTRSPRPGEENGKDYHYVSREVMKAAIANDEFIENAEFSGNMYGTSKAAVQAVQAKNRICILDIDMQGVKNIKRTDLNPIYVSIQPPSMDILEKRLRDRKTESEESLQKRLHAAKVDMEISKEPGLFDVLIINDDLDAAYGKLKDAVLEEIQKVRDAQHS, encoded by the exons CGATGGCTGGACCGAGGCCTGTGGTGATGAGTGGACCGTCTGGAGCTGGCAAGAGCACTCTGCTGAAGAAGCTGCTCAAGGAGTTCGACGGCGTCTTTGGCTTCAGCGTTTCCC ATACGACGCGAAGCCCCCGTCCAGGAGAGGAGAACGGCAAAG ACTATCATTACGTTAGCAGGGAAGTGATGAAGGCAGCCATAGCAAATGATGAATTTATCgaaaatgctgaattttcagggAACATGTATGGAACAAG TAAAGCAGCTGTACAGGCTGTTCAGGCCAAAAATAGGATTTGCATTTTGGACATTGACATGCAGGGAGTGAAGAACATCAAGAGAACCGATCTCAACCCCATCTATGTGTCCATCCAGCCTCCGTCAATGGACATCCTG GAAAAACGATTAAGGGATAGAAAAACTGAATCTGAGGAAAGTTTACAAAAGCGTTTGCATGCAGCCAAAGTTGATATGGAAATTA GCAAAGAGCCAGGTTTATTTGATGTGTTGATCATCAATGATGACCTTGACGCAGCATATGGGAAATTAAAAGATGCTGTTCTTGAG GAGATCCAGAAGGTCAGAGATGCCCAACACTCGTAG
- the LOC132155267 gene encoding guanylate kinase-like isoform X1, which produces MAGPRPVVMSGPSGAGKSTLLKKLLKEFDGVFGFSVSHTTRSPRPGEENGKDYHYVSREVMKAAIANDEFIENAEFSGNMYGTSKAAVQAVQAKNRICILDIDMQGVKNIKRTDLNPIYVSIQPPSMDILEKRLRDRKTESEESLQKRLHAAKVDMEISKEPGLFDVLIINDDLDAAYGKLKDAVLEEIQKVRDAQHS; this is translated from the exons ATGGCTGGACCGAGGCCTGTGGTGATGAGTGGACCGTCTGGAGCTGGCAAGAGCACTCTGCTGAAGAAGCTGCTCAAGGAGTTCGACGGCGTCTTTGGCTTCAGCGTTTCCC ATACGACGCGAAGCCCCCGTCCAGGAGAGGAGAACGGCAAAG ACTATCATTACGTTAGCAGGGAAGTGATGAAGGCAGCCATAGCAAATGATGAATTTATCgaaaatgctgaattttcagggAACATGTATGGAACAAG TAAAGCAGCTGTACAGGCTGTTCAGGCCAAAAATAGGATTTGCATTTTGGACATTGACATGCAGGGAGTGAAGAACATCAAGAGAACCGATCTCAACCCCATCTATGTGTCCATCCAGCCTCCGTCAATGGACATCCTG GAAAAACGATTAAGGGATAGAAAAACTGAATCTGAGGAAAGTTTACAAAAGCGTTTGCATGCAGCCAAAGTTGATATGGAAATTA GCAAAGAGCCAGGTTTATTTGATGTGTTGATCATCAATGATGACCTTGACGCAGCATATGGGAAATTAAAAGATGCTGTTCTTGAG GAGATCCAGAAGGTCAGAGATGCCCAACACTCGTAG